One window of the Magnolia sinica isolate HGM2019 chromosome 19, MsV1, whole genome shotgun sequence genome contains the following:
- the LOC131235034 gene encoding RNA exonuclease 4-like isoform X1, with product MDTRIESSESLRNKCSACFRQYNKVEHLVEHMRISYHSVHEPMCGICKKHCRSFDSLRDHLTGPLPKVECAKIFSARGCNLCLSILDNPNALRIHRATCQLSHLASPGLVYQLSRLSIYSPSEIETSSMRSQGPQVVALGCKMVGGGSDGSLDLCGWVCVIGEDEKIIFHTYVKPQIPVTNYRYEMTGIRAEYLNDAMPLKEVQRKIQDFLCNGEALWKIRMKGGKARILIGHGLDRDLDCLGIEYPAHLIRDTAKYPPLMKTSKLSNSLKYLTQAYLGYDIRIGIQDPYDDCVATMRLYARMRSQAHPMEDLSASSETQHRSNFAAWKQKELEKMTSDSLLEISRSDYYCWCLDSKQVMAP from the exons GAACAAATGCTCAGCATGCTTTAGACAATACAATAAAGTGGAGCACCTGGTGGAGCACATGAGGATTTCATATCATTCAGTGCATGAGCCCATGTGTGGGATATGCAAGAAGCACTGTCGATCGTTTGATTCGCTGCGGGATCATCTTACAG GGCCATTGCCGAAAGTGGAATGTGCAAAAATATTCAGTGCTCGAGGATGCAACCTTTGCTTAAGCATTCTTGATAACCCAAATGCTCTTCGGATTCACCGTGCAACATGCCAACTTTCACATTTGGCAAGTCCT GGACTTGTTTATCAACTGTCTAGGCTCAGCATATACTCTCCATCCGAAATTGAAACGAGCAGTATGAGATCACAAGGACCACAAGTAGTTGCACTAGGGTGCAAAATGGTGGGAGGAGGAAGCGATGGGTCACTAGATCTTTGCGGGTGGGTCTGTGTCATCGGTGAGGATGAAAAGATCATCTTCCACACTTATGTCAAACCCCAAATTCCAGTAACAAATTACAG GTACGAGATGACGGGCATAAGAGCAGAATATTTAAACGATGCAATGCCATTGAAAGAAGTACAAAGGAAGATTCAGGATTTTCTATGCAATGGTGAAGCGCTGTGGAAGATTCGCATGAAAGGCGGAAAAGCAAGGATTCTCATCGGTCATGGTTTAGATCGCGATCTTGATTGCTTAGGAATCGAATATCCTGCTCACTTGATCAG GGACACTGCTAAATATCCTCCCTTGATGAAAACAAGCAAGCTCAGCAACTCACTCAAGTACCTAACACAAGCATATCTTGG gTATGATATTCGAATAGGCATACAAGACCCATATGATGATTGTGTGGCCACAATGAGGCTCTACGCAAGGATGCGATCTCAAGCGCATCCAATGGAAGACCTCTCAGCATCCAGCGAAACACAACACCGTAGCAATTTTGCAGCATGGAAACAAAAGGAACTTGAGAAAATGACGTCGGATTCCCTGCTTGAAATTTCAAGGTCAGATTATTATTGCTGGTGCTTAGACTCTAAGCAAGTTATGGCACCTTGA
- the LOC131235034 gene encoding RNA exonuclease 4-like isoform X2 codes for MDTRIESSESLRNKCSACFRQYNKVEHLVEHMRISYHSVHEPMCGICKKHCRSFDSLRDHLTGPLPKVECAKIFSARGCNLCLSILDNPNALRIHRATCQLSHLASPGLVYQLSRLSIYSPSEIETSSMRSQGPQVVALGCKMVGGGSDGSLDLCGWVCVIGEDEKIIFHTYVKPQIPVTNYRYEMTGIRAEYLNDAMPLKEVQRKIQDFLCNGEALWKIRMKGGKARILIGHGLDRDLDCLGIEYPAHLIRYDIRIGIQDPYDDCVATMRLYARMRSQAHPMEDLSASSETQHRSNFAAWKQKELEKMTSDSLLEISRSDYYCWCLDSKQVMAP; via the exons GAACAAATGCTCAGCATGCTTTAGACAATACAATAAAGTGGAGCACCTGGTGGAGCACATGAGGATTTCATATCATTCAGTGCATGAGCCCATGTGTGGGATATGCAAGAAGCACTGTCGATCGTTTGATTCGCTGCGGGATCATCTTACAG GGCCATTGCCGAAAGTGGAATGTGCAAAAATATTCAGTGCTCGAGGATGCAACCTTTGCTTAAGCATTCTTGATAACCCAAATGCTCTTCGGATTCACCGTGCAACATGCCAACTTTCACATTTGGCAAGTCCT GGACTTGTTTATCAACTGTCTAGGCTCAGCATATACTCTCCATCCGAAATTGAAACGAGCAGTATGAGATCACAAGGACCACAAGTAGTTGCACTAGGGTGCAAAATGGTGGGAGGAGGAAGCGATGGGTCACTAGATCTTTGCGGGTGGGTCTGTGTCATCGGTGAGGATGAAAAGATCATCTTCCACACTTATGTCAAACCCCAAATTCCAGTAACAAATTACAG GTACGAGATGACGGGCATAAGAGCAGAATATTTAAACGATGCAATGCCATTGAAAGAAGTACAAAGGAAGATTCAGGATTTTCTATGCAATGGTGAAGCGCTGTGGAAGATTCGCATGAAAGGCGGAAAAGCAAGGATTCTCATCGGTCATGGTTTAGATCGCGATCTTGATTGCTTAGGAATCGAATATCCTGCTCACTTGATCAG gTATGATATTCGAATAGGCATACAAGACCCATATGATGATTGTGTGGCCACAATGAGGCTCTACGCAAGGATGCGATCTCAAGCGCATCCAATGGAAGACCTCTCAGCATCCAGCGAAACACAACACCGTAGCAATTTTGCAGCATGGAAACAAAAGGAACTTGAGAAAATGACGTCGGATTCCCTGCTTGAAATTTCAAGGTCAGATTATTATTGCTGGTGCTTAGACTCTAAGCAAGTTATGGCACCTTGA